A genomic region of Coraliomargarita sinensis contains the following coding sequences:
- a CDS encoding SGNH/GDSL hydrolase family protein, with protein sequence MKQDKTNHMMPRLRQTLSLLSIVLTSLASQQAQAANMALEGGESIAFMGDSITQAGHNRKNGYVNLVIEALNHEGLNVTKIAAGKSGNKSSNMLNRLDQAVISKNPDWMTLSCGVNDVWHFKLVLGDRTFEGIPLPEYKENITEIIDRAQSAGIKVMILTSTMIGEDQSKELNQMLIPYNEFLREIAEEKDCLLADLNADMQAALKELPDVPGKPRNFGKYFYGGDLKNKLTTDGCHMNKLGNIMMAKGVLRAFGMSELKIKKAEERWLK encoded by the coding sequence ATGAAGCAGGACAAAACCAACCACATGATGCCACGGCTGCGCCAAACCCTTTCCCTCCTCTCGATAGTCTTAACATCCCTTGCTAGCCAACAAGCTCAGGCAGCAAACATGGCTCTCGAAGGCGGCGAGAGCATCGCCTTCATGGGGGACTCTATTACGCAGGCAGGGCACAACCGGAAGAACGGCTACGTCAACCTCGTGATCGAAGCCCTCAACCATGAAGGGCTGAACGTGACCAAAATCGCCGCCGGAAAATCGGGCAACAAATCCAGCAACATGCTCAATCGCCTCGATCAGGCGGTGATTTCCAAAAACCCCGACTGGATGACCCTGAGTTGCGGCGTTAACGATGTCTGGCACTTTAAACTTGTCCTGGGCGACCGCACCTTCGAGGGCATCCCGCTGCCGGAGTATAAAGAGAATATTACCGAGATCATCGACCGCGCTCAGTCAGCGGGGATCAAGGTCATGATTCTGACCTCCACCATGATCGGAGAAGACCAAAGCAAGGAGCTCAACCAGATGCTCATCCCTTATAATGAATTCCTGCGTGAAATAGCCGAAGAGAAGGACTGCCTCCTTGCCGACCTCAACGCCGACATGCAGGCCGCGCTCAAGGAGCTCCCGGACGTGCCGGGCAAGCCACGCAATTTCGGCAAGTATTTCTACGGTGGCGACCTCAAGAACAAGCTCACCACCGACGGTTGCCACATGAATAAGCTCGGCAACATCATGATGGCCAAAGGCGTGCTGAGGGCATTCGGCATGAGTGAGTTGAAGATCAAAAAGGCCGAGGAGCGCTGGCTGAAATAA
- a CDS encoding CheR family methyltransferase, with product MNQRLTLIGVGASAGGLDALTDFFKGVPSNCEAAFLVIQHLSPDHESSMDELLAPHAKLPLVEAIDGMQLDGGAIYLCPPGVIPRVNGLALSLEARPRDKSVVLPINVLFESMARTLGGAAAAVVLSGTGSDGSEGICSIEQSGGIVAVQSPETAEFTGMPQSAISTGRPHLIAKARDLWTEVSRYAEGGASASTVPPARLTSDDQPTPFDAADYADVFNYLENRFGLNFSYYRINSVSRRLNRRMDLLSVPDIQEYLKYLKSNDNEADCLYKDLLIGVTEFFRDSESFATLSLEAIKHAMKAEPERELRIWSAGCATGQEAYSLFILADEARREVGFVGRVTVFATDVFKPSVDFAAKGLYSRSQLGGLSHEQLEHYFQIFDSGHYKIRSFVRENIVFAEHNFLTDPPFTNMDVVSCRNVLIYLNPETQEAALSAFVYSLRDNGYLFLGGSESLGKFEGSFKPVSNKAKVFQKYGSQLDANRWPKNKVPAVRKVRQPLTNTIGASVTINRDLLGAYDSLLERFAPCGFLINSDQEVLHYFGDASDFCVNVAGRATLGLLEQLDKDLKLSVSALLNLVQKRKRRAASRSIRCRDRLGSCVVDIAIEPLRDQKGEVRNFLIEIQRNQDEQVEEGAARETSADAGLESLPPNAEQQIKLLEDELKATRENLEAANEELQVSNEELQAVNEELHVSNEELQSTNEELHSLNEELTTLNAEYQRKNQELVEVNTSHENLLQSTEDGVLYVDREMRIRQFNRAIKTAFSLVPADVGRPLRDIAYQMEDAHPLLEDVKSVLEAGKRVERETDYINGRLYLKRMYPFRAEGGAVDGVLLTFTDVTELRRLEKRFEFALESAKLSWWDWNLKTGQVSVTSGGKCILGNDCLRQPRDREGWMKLVHPDDRDLVTQALDDCLEGRTKEWSCEHRFGTDASGWLWVHNQGIVTQWDRGGRVVEMMGTTANVDSYKRALMEARNQQAILEATDEISKVGAWDYNPETEEVIWSQEIRKILEVGDDFVPSAEKTYNMVRPADRELLVGAFERITRDGTPYDLQLHFKSAKGRELLCRSAGRARFDDNGRIVRVVGIFQDITELTMIEEELEAFFDLSPDFQATLAMDGTFKIWNPPWETKLGYSPGELSSMHLSEMVVDADREAFIKVLESAVRGSLITSYETRVRIKGDSVCVNDAKEAWMSWSFSSAPDLSLIFVSARCVTEQKEAQQALQEARVRAEEANRAKSDFLAVMSHELRTPLNPILGFTDMLIEEAETDEQKEILQTIVSSGTHMLSLINEILDYSKIDAGKSTLDPVEFSLEDFVAQKVSLMSGQIKDESIELTHSIDWGPVDASRVPSFIGDISMLRQICRNLVSNAIKFTPKGKVNLNVAVQRLEGELAYVRFDVSDTGIGIAKSDLSKLFKPFTQVQSGTTREYGGTGLGLAICKRLVDLMDGSISVESEEGVGSTFTFTLPLVLRYNKDPVADAKKKTSSTSNTNDKKFKGSILLVEDNESNAFYIKALVGARGADVELATQGEAALEELRERSFDLVLLDLHMPGIGGLETLKRIRSSERSRTRNLPVWVLTADASTKAKQDSHEYGADGLLVKPVTPTDVYEVLGKYLEEV from the coding sequence ATGAATCAAAGGCTCACATTGATCGGTGTAGGTGCCTCGGCTGGAGGCTTGGATGCTCTGACAGATTTTTTCAAGGGCGTGCCCAGTAATTGTGAGGCGGCATTTCTTGTCATCCAGCATCTCTCCCCCGATCATGAAAGCAGCATGGACGAGTTGTTGGCGCCTCATGCAAAGCTACCCCTGGTCGAAGCAATTGATGGCATGCAGCTCGATGGGGGCGCGATCTATCTCTGTCCTCCGGGTGTGATTCCAAGGGTCAACGGGCTGGCTCTCAGTCTGGAAGCGCGCCCCAGGGACAAATCGGTCGTCCTGCCGATTAACGTTCTTTTTGAAAGTATGGCCAGGACGCTTGGAGGGGCTGCGGCTGCGGTGGTGCTTTCCGGTACCGGCTCAGACGGCTCCGAAGGTATTTGCAGCATCGAGCAAAGCGGTGGGATCGTTGCGGTCCAGTCGCCGGAAACAGCGGAATTTACCGGGATGCCCCAGAGTGCGATATCGACCGGCCGGCCCCATCTTATCGCGAAAGCGCGCGATCTGTGGACGGAAGTGAGCAGGTATGCGGAAGGTGGGGCGTCCGCAAGTACCGTGCCGCCGGCGAGATTAACCAGTGATGATCAACCGACACCTTTTGATGCTGCTGATTACGCCGATGTTTTCAATTACCTGGAAAATCGCTTTGGTTTGAATTTTTCGTATTATCGAATCAACAGCGTCAGCCGTCGTCTGAATCGACGCATGGACCTGTTGTCGGTGCCGGATATACAAGAATACCTCAAGTATTTGAAAAGTAACGACAACGAGGCCGATTGTTTATACAAAGATCTTCTGATCGGTGTCACCGAATTTTTCCGCGATTCAGAGAGCTTCGCGACCTTAAGCCTGGAAGCGATTAAACATGCCATGAAAGCCGAGCCGGAACGCGAACTGCGGATCTGGTCTGCAGGCTGTGCCACTGGGCAGGAAGCCTATTCGCTCTTTATCCTCGCGGACGAGGCTAGGCGGGAAGTCGGTTTCGTCGGCAGGGTTACAGTCTTTGCCACTGATGTATTCAAGCCATCAGTCGATTTTGCGGCCAAGGGCTTGTATTCCAGAAGCCAACTGGGCGGATTGAGTCATGAGCAACTAGAACACTACTTTCAAATTTTTGATTCCGGACATTACAAAATAAGATCCTTCGTCCGGGAAAATATTGTTTTCGCTGAACATAACTTCCTCACGGACCCTCCCTTTACGAATATGGATGTGGTTAGTTGCCGGAACGTGCTCATTTACCTGAACCCGGAGACTCAGGAAGCCGCGTTGAGCGCATTCGTGTATTCGCTGCGCGATAATGGTTATCTGTTTCTCGGCGGTAGCGAGAGTTTGGGCAAGTTCGAAGGGTCCTTTAAGCCGGTCTCCAACAAAGCGAAGGTTTTTCAAAAATACGGCAGCCAACTGGATGCCAACCGCTGGCCGAAAAACAAAGTCCCCGCAGTAAGGAAAGTCAGGCAACCGCTGACCAACACGATCGGAGCATCCGTCACGATCAACCGTGACTTGCTGGGCGCATATGATTCGCTTTTGGAGCGCTTTGCTCCCTGTGGTTTTCTAATTAATTCCGACCAGGAAGTGCTGCACTATTTCGGGGATGCCTCGGATTTCTGTGTCAACGTGGCCGGCCGGGCCACTCTGGGCCTTTTGGAACAGTTGGATAAAGATTTGAAGCTCTCTGTGTCCGCTTTGCTGAATCTCGTACAGAAAAGAAAGCGACGAGCGGCATCGAGATCGATTCGTTGCCGGGATCGGCTGGGAAGCTGTGTCGTGGATATCGCGATCGAGCCGTTGCGGGACCAAAAAGGCGAGGTTCGGAACTTCCTGATTGAGATTCAACGCAATCAGGATGAGCAAGTGGAAGAAGGTGCTGCCCGGGAGACAAGCGCGGATGCCGGATTGGAAAGCCTTCCGCCCAATGCCGAGCAACAAATAAAACTGCTTGAGGATGAACTGAAGGCGACACGTGAGAACCTGGAAGCGGCTAACGAAGAATTGCAGGTTTCCAATGAGGAGTTACAGGCAGTTAATGAAGAACTCCATGTTTCCAATGAGGAGTTGCAAAGCACGAATGAAGAACTCCATTCGCTGAACGAGGAGCTGACCACGCTCAACGCCGAATATCAGCGCAAGAACCAGGAACTGGTGGAGGTGAATACCTCACATGAGAATTTGCTGCAAAGCACGGAGGACGGCGTGCTCTACGTGGATCGTGAGATGCGCATCCGACAGTTTAATCGAGCGATCAAAACAGCGTTCTCTCTGGTCCCGGCGGATGTGGGTCGCCCATTGCGCGATATCGCGTACCAAATGGAGGATGCCCATCCACTACTTGAGGACGTGAAGTCGGTCCTTGAAGCCGGTAAGCGGGTGGAGAGGGAAACAGACTATATCAACGGACGTCTATATCTGAAGCGCATGTATCCCTTTCGTGCGGAAGGAGGTGCTGTCGACGGGGTGTTATTGACTTTTACCGACGTGACAGAACTCAGACGGTTGGAAAAGCGTTTTGAATTTGCGCTGGAGTCAGCAAAGCTCTCCTGGTGGGATTGGAATCTGAAAACAGGTCAGGTAAGTGTTACTTCGGGCGGGAAATGCATCCTCGGTAATGACTGTTTGCGCCAACCGCGGGACCGGGAAGGTTGGATGAAACTTGTGCACCCCGATGACCGGGATCTCGTTACCCAAGCGCTGGACGACTGCCTTGAAGGCCGTACGAAGGAGTGGAGCTGTGAGCACCGTTTTGGAACCGATGCCAGTGGTTGGCTCTGGGTGCACAACCAGGGGATCGTGACGCAGTGGGATCGGGGAGGTCGCGTCGTTGAAATGATGGGAACAACGGCGAACGTGGATTCCTACAAAAGAGCTCTGATGGAGGCGCGTAACCAGCAGGCGATCCTAGAAGCGACCGATGAGATTTCCAAGGTGGGTGCGTGGGACTACAACCCGGAAACAGAGGAAGTCATCTGGTCGCAGGAGATACGTAAAATTCTGGAGGTTGGCGACGACTTCGTGCCGTCTGCAGAAAAGACTTATAACATGGTGCGCCCTGCTGATCGGGAATTGCTCGTAGGAGCATTCGAGAGAATCACCCGGGACGGCACTCCGTATGACTTGCAACTCCACTTTAAGTCGGCGAAGGGCCGTGAGCTGCTCTGCCGCTCGGCCGGGCGCGCCCGTTTTGATGACAACGGTAGGATTGTCCGCGTCGTCGGCATTTTTCAGGACATTACGGAACTGACCATGATTGAGGAAGAGCTCGAGGCCTTTTTTGATCTATCGCCGGACTTCCAGGCAACCCTTGCCATGGATGGAACATTTAAAATTTGGAATCCGCCTTGGGAGACAAAGTTGGGCTACTCCCCGGGCGAACTCTCTAGTATGCATCTTAGTGAAATGGTTGTAGATGCAGATCGGGAAGCCTTCATCAAGGTATTGGAATCGGCTGTCCGTGGTTCACTCATTACAAGCTACGAGACACGCGTCCGGATCAAGGGTGACTCCGTTTGTGTCAATGATGCTAAAGAGGCCTGGATGTCATGGAGCTTTTCCTCCGCGCCGGATCTTTCGCTTATTTTTGTTTCTGCGCGATGTGTCACTGAGCAGAAGGAGGCGCAGCAGGCCCTGCAGGAAGCACGCGTAAGGGCAGAGGAAGCCAACCGTGCCAAGAGCGATTTTCTCGCCGTGATGAGTCACGAGTTGCGCACGCCACTAAACCCGATTCTTGGTTTCACCGACATGTTGATCGAGGAGGCCGAGACGGATGAGCAGAAAGAAATCCTGCAGACGATTGTAAGTAGCGGGACCCACATGCTTTCGTTGATTAACGAAATACTGGACTACAGTAAGATTGATGCCGGCAAATCGACCCTGGACCCCGTGGAATTCTCGCTGGAGGATTTTGTTGCGCAGAAGGTGAGCCTGATGTCGGGGCAAATCAAGGATGAGTCGATAGAGTTGACGCACTCAATCGATTGGGGGCCTGTCGACGCTTCCAGAGTACCAAGCTTTATCGGTGATATCAGTATGCTCAGGCAAATTTGCCGCAACCTGGTTTCTAATGCGATTAAGTTTACTCCGAAGGGGAAGGTGAACTTGAATGTTGCTGTTCAGCGACTGGAGGGAGAGTTGGCTTATGTACGATTTGATGTTAGCGACACCGGAATTGGTATCGCGAAAAGTGACCTCTCCAAGCTTTTCAAACCATTTACACAAGTGCAGTCGGGCACGACTCGGGAATACGGCGGGACGGGCTTAGGCCTGGCAATCTGCAAAAGGCTTGTGGACTTGATGGACGGTTCTATCTCCGTTGAGAGTGAAGAAGGGGTCGGCTCGACTTTTACTTTCACGCTCCCCTTGGTCCTGCGCTACAACAAAGATCCTGTTGCTGACGCGAAAAAAAAGACCTCCTCCACAAGCAATACAAACGACAAAAAATTTAAAGGAAGTATCCTTCTGGTTGAGGATAATGAATCGAATGCTTTTTACATCAAGGCTCTGGTGGGTGCACGTGGAGCAGATGTCGAATTAGCCACGCAAGGTGAGGCGGCTCTGGAAGAACTGCGTGAGCGATCTTTTGATTTGGTTCTTTTGGACCTGCATATGCCCGGTATCGGCGGGCTGGAAACCCTCAAGCGGATCAGGTCCTCTGAGCGAAGTCGTACACGAAATCTGCCAGTTTGGGTATTGACCGCAGATGCTTCAACAAAGGCAAAGCAGGATTCTCACGAATACGGAGCTGACGGCCTTCTGGTCAAACCGGTGACCCCGACCGATGTTTACGAGGTCTTGGGAAAATACCTTGAGGAGGTATAA
- a CDS encoding glycine cleavage system protein R has translation MDSILVVTISGADRAGLVERLASVIAEHSGNWEHCRMAHLADRFVGLLQIRVSGVNQQDLESALRMIDGLDVMLAATKGEAEELTAAQPGLRLELLGSDHPGIVRDVFAALAKANVNVEELHTSTEAAPDSGGMLFRANARLAPQSDLDQQALQAALSDIAMDLMVDLKLSE, from the coding sequence ATGGACTCAATATTGGTAGTGACGATCAGCGGAGCGGATCGTGCGGGTCTGGTCGAGCGACTGGCGAGTGTTATCGCTGAACACTCCGGAAATTGGGAGCACTGTCGTATGGCTCACCTGGCAGACCGTTTTGTCGGCCTACTGCAAATTCGTGTCAGCGGGGTGAACCAGCAAGATCTTGAGTCGGCCCTGCGGATGATTGACGGGCTGGACGTGATGCTCGCTGCGACCAAGGGGGAAGCCGAAGAACTAACCGCCGCGCAGCCGGGGTTGCGTCTGGAGCTTCTGGGCAGTGACCACCCCGGTATCGTCCGCGATGTATTTGCCGCCCTGGCCAAGGCCAATGTGAACGTTGAAGAACTACACACCTCCACTGAAGCTGCCCCGGATTCCGGTGGCATGCTCTTCCGTGCGAATGCCCGCCTTGCGCCGCAGTCGGACTTGGACCAACAAGCCCTGCAAGCCGCTTTGTCGGATATCGCCATGGATCTGATGGTCGACCTTAAGCTGAGCGAGTGA
- the dprA gene encoding DNA-processing protein DprA: MSGDLSSNDALIILNGLPHVGPVMLRHLMDEFANDPVAVLTGDKSKLLRVKGVGEKAADVLINWPTYFDLEKEKQKMATSGIRFVDRWHPDYPDSLGELYDPPIGLYVKGEYTVDRPCVAIVGTRRATLYGRKVAKRFGAELARMGFCVVSGMARGTDTAAHEGALEAGGPTVAVFGCGMDIIYPPENLELSREIMAKGALLSEFPFGRRADRQTFPMRNRVVAGMCEAVIVVESAVAGGSMITARFAGEQGRQVMAVPGRIDQSSSEGCHQLIRDGATMVTSVDHVLEELRYRRPEQMEASFEPAAPDLDERESTLMELFAGGEVLAPDQIADRLQWAYPEVAAILMGLEIKRLVCKRSDGVYEGT, from the coding sequence GTGTCGGGTGACCTTTCTAGTAACGATGCTCTAATTATACTCAACGGGCTGCCGCATGTCGGTCCGGTCATGCTCCGCCATTTGATGGATGAGTTTGCCAACGATCCGGTTGCGGTGCTCACGGGGGACAAGTCGAAGCTGCTCCGGGTGAAGGGTGTGGGGGAGAAAGCCGCCGATGTTCTCATCAACTGGCCGACGTATTTCGATCTGGAGAAAGAGAAACAAAAAATGGCGACCTCGGGTATTCGGTTCGTCGACCGATGGCATCCGGACTATCCCGATTCGCTTGGCGAGCTCTACGATCCGCCAATCGGCCTGTATGTGAAAGGGGAATACACCGTCGATCGTCCTTGCGTGGCCATCGTCGGTACAAGGCGTGCCACGCTTTACGGGCGGAAAGTGGCCAAGCGCTTCGGCGCCGAGCTGGCCCGAATGGGATTTTGTGTGGTCAGTGGCATGGCCCGTGGCACGGACACCGCCGCCCACGAAGGTGCTCTTGAGGCCGGGGGACCGACGGTCGCGGTATTTGGCTGTGGTATGGATATTATCTATCCGCCGGAGAATTTGGAATTGTCGCGCGAGATCATGGCGAAAGGCGCACTTTTGAGTGAGTTCCCTTTTGGCCGTCGGGCGGACCGCCAGACGTTTCCCATGCGGAACCGGGTGGTGGCCGGCATGTGCGAGGCAGTCATTGTGGTGGAGAGTGCCGTCGCCGGTGGCAGCATGATAACAGCTCGTTTTGCTGGTGAGCAGGGGCGCCAGGTCATGGCCGTGCCGGGACGTATCGACCAGTCAAGCAGCGAGGGCTGCCATCAACTGATTCGTGATGGTGCGACCATGGTGACCTCGGTCGACCATGTGCTCGAGGAACTACGCTACCGCCGTCCGGAACAGATGGAAGCCTCCTTTGAGCCGGCTGCGCCAGATTTGGACGAACGGGAAAGCACTTTGATGGAGCTCTTCGCAGGCGGAGAAGTGCTTGCGCCGGACCAGATCGCGGATCGCTTGCAATGGGCCTATCCCGAAGTTGCGGCAATATTGATGGGCCTGGAAATCAAACGTCTCGTATGCAAGCGCTCGGATGGTGTCTATGAAGGCACATGA
- the dnaE gene encoding DNA polymerase III subunit alpha has protein sequence MPAKDTEFVHLHVHTDHSLLDGCSRTDRLCQRAAELGMKALSITDHGVLYGLTSFFKQAEKHGIKPLLGCEIYLVYEEELATTNEERAKQKSRHMGLLARNFKGYQNLCKIVSKAHTQGFYRNPRTDLKTLVEHSEGLIGFSGCLAAVIPQYLLEGEYEKARDACAKFVDIFGKEFFIIEIMDHGIEEQRRIIPDLIKLATEFDLKIVATNDVHYVNNSDWEPHDSLLCIQTGAKVRDEKRMRYDAQQFYLKSRDEMELAFKEVPESIINTSAVAEMCEVKLPFGEDHYPVYERPIEISFNNDEANFDRVLDIYVDKKNALLKRDGKELIELTDEERAKHKSNGLYLFELCKEGLKDRYGTDYDACRADWENTSGSDKRYCEQLEYELAIITGTGFVDYFLIVWDFINWARKQGIPVGPGRGSGAGCIVAYVLKITDIDPLSFGLLFERMLNLERVSPPDFDVDFCMRRRDEVVNYVRDKYGKDRVANIITFGTFGAKMIVRDLARVNDIEFSEANKLAKMIPDELNITLEDSVKKSPELATEVRSNGVAKTIYDQGRVIEGMIRNTGKHACGVIIADQDITNLIPVTLQEGDLTTQYPKGPSEDLGLLKMDFLGLKTLTVISDAQANVRAARDLPDFDIERVTLDDQATYDLLNSGRTTGVFQLESGGMQQLCRQIGLSSFEEIIALIALYRPGPMQFIPQFIEGKKDPSTVVVPHPLLKELVEETYGVLVYQEQVMQAAQIIAGYTLGDADILRRAMGKKIKEVMDAQKDVFIKGAKETNDIDRSTAESIFALLEKFAQYGFNKSHSAAYAMLSYRTAYLKANYPVEFMAAVLTSEQGNADKISHFLEECNAMGVPVLSPDVNESGSNFTPVIEDGTGGSIRFGMASIKGVGEGAAQVIIEEREKEGPYESFRDFITRQSDKNVNRRVMEALIKTGAFDSLGTDRATLLHDLDAELAEAESLRRDREAGQANLFGTLLEPDSGVIDEDKPENHPSHVPAMPMTEKLGYEKELLGFYISGHPMDAYTGLDLAIDSFQSPDELSNFDDRTSFRLAGIVSGLAIKYTRKDSRQMAVFHLATRTQSYEMIMFPDPYEKNGARLEDGKLCLIHGLIGRRNGEMSLAAHEVYELESSIPKIIQRINFILYPHKQAADFIELLRETIDGEYGSTRVNLSFLIDDQVVEAQTAQSLTFTINSSNYKMLRKHPALAGVRIESVATPTIDDRRPWQKAKRAS, from the coding sequence ATGCCTGCCAAAGATACCGAATTCGTCCATCTCCACGTCCATACCGACCACAGTCTTTTGGATGGATGCAGCCGGACGGACCGCCTCTGCCAGCGGGCGGCGGAACTCGGGATGAAGGCCCTCTCGATCACCGACCACGGCGTCCTTTACGGGCTGACCAGCTTCTTCAAGCAGGCGGAAAAGCACGGCATCAAACCGCTCCTGGGCTGTGAGATTTATCTCGTCTACGAGGAGGAACTGGCCACCACCAACGAGGAGCGCGCCAAGCAGAAGTCCCGGCACATGGGCCTGCTCGCCCGCAACTTCAAGGGCTACCAAAACCTCTGCAAGATCGTCTCCAAGGCCCACACCCAAGGCTTCTACCGCAATCCGCGGACCGACCTGAAAACCCTCGTCGAGCACTCCGAAGGCCTGATCGGGTTTTCCGGCTGCCTGGCCGCGGTCATCCCGCAGTATTTGCTGGAGGGCGAATATGAGAAGGCCCGCGACGCCTGTGCAAAGTTCGTCGATATTTTCGGCAAGGAATTCTTTATCATCGAGATCATGGATCACGGGATTGAGGAGCAGCGCCGCATCATTCCCGACCTGATCAAGCTGGCCACGGAATTTGACCTCAAGATTGTCGCCACCAACGACGTGCACTACGTCAACAACAGTGACTGGGAACCGCACGACTCGCTGCTTTGCATTCAAACCGGGGCAAAAGTCCGGGACGAGAAGCGCATGCGCTATGACGCCCAGCAGTTCTATCTGAAGTCCCGCGACGAAATGGAGCTCGCTTTCAAAGAGGTGCCCGAGTCGATCATCAACACCTCCGCCGTGGCTGAGATGTGCGAGGTGAAGCTTCCTTTCGGCGAAGACCACTACCCGGTCTATGAGCGCCCCATCGAGATCAGCTTTAATAACGACGAGGCCAATTTTGACCGCGTGCTCGACATTTACGTGGATAAGAAAAACGCCCTGCTGAAGCGCGACGGCAAGGAGCTGATCGAGCTCACGGACGAGGAGCGGGCGAAGCACAAGTCCAACGGACTTTACCTTTTTGAGCTCTGCAAAGAGGGACTCAAAGACCGCTACGGCACCGACTACGATGCCTGCCGCGCGGACTGGGAAAACACATCCGGCAGCGATAAGCGCTACTGCGAGCAACTGGAATACGAGCTCGCCATCATTACCGGCACCGGCTTCGTCGACTACTTCCTCATCGTCTGGGACTTCATCAACTGGGCCCGAAAGCAGGGCATCCCCGTCGGCCCGGGCCGCGGTTCGGGCGCGGGCTGTATCGTCGCATACGTCCTCAAGATCACTGACATCGACCCCCTCAGCTTCGGACTACTCTTCGAACGGATGCTCAACCTCGAACGGGTCTCGCCACCGGACTTCGACGTGGACTTCTGCATGCGCCGGCGCGATGAAGTCGTGAATTACGTACGGGACAAGTACGGAAAAGACCGCGTCGCCAACATCATCACCTTCGGCACCTTCGGCGCGAAGATGATCGTGCGCGACCTCGCTCGGGTGAATGACATCGAATTCTCCGAAGCCAACAAGCTGGCCAAGATGATCCCGGACGAGCTCAACATCACGTTGGAGGATTCGGTCAAAAAATCCCCCGAACTCGCCACCGAAGTCCGCAGCAACGGAGTCGCCAAAACCATTTACGACCAGGGCCGCGTCATCGAGGGCATGATTCGGAATACGGGTAAACACGCCTGCGGCGTCATCATCGCCGACCAGGACATCACCAACCTGATTCCGGTCACCTTGCAGGAAGGCGACCTGACCACGCAGTATCCCAAGGGTCCCTCCGAGGACCTCGGCCTGCTCAAGATGGACTTTCTCGGCCTCAAGACCCTGACCGTGATCTCCGACGCCCAAGCCAACGTCCGGGCCGCGCGGGACCTGCCGGACTTCGACATTGAGCGGGTCACGCTGGATGACCAGGCTACCTACGACCTGCTCAATTCGGGGCGCACCACCGGCGTTTTCCAGTTGGAGTCCGGCGGGATGCAGCAGCTCTGCCGGCAGATCGGACTGAGCAGCTTTGAGGAAATCATCGCGCTCATCGCCCTTTACCGGCCGGGCCCGATGCAGTTCATCCCGCAATTTATTGAGGGAAAGAAAGACCCATCGACTGTAGTGGTCCCCCACCCGCTTCTCAAGGAACTGGTAGAGGAAACCTACGGCGTGCTCGTCTACCAGGAGCAGGTCATGCAGGCTGCCCAGATCATCGCCGGCTACACGCTGGGTGATGCGGATATCCTGCGGCGGGCGATGGGTAAGAAGATCAAAGAGGTCATGGACGCCCAGAAGGATGTCTTTATCAAGGGGGCCAAGGAGACCAACGACATCGACCGCAGCACCGCTGAGTCGATCTTCGCCCTGCTGGAAAAGTTCGCCCAGTACGGCTTCAATAAGTCGCACTCCGCCGCCTACGCGATGCTCAGTTACCGGACGGCCTATCTCAAAGCCAACTACCCGGTCGAGTTCATGGCCGCCGTGCTGACCTCGGAACAGGGCAATGCCGATAAAATTTCCCACTTCCTCGAAGAGTGTAATGCCATGGGCGTCCCGGTGCTCAGCCCCGATGTCAATGAGTCCGGCTCTAATTTCACGCCTGTGATCGAAGACGGCACAGGAGGCAGCATCCGCTTCGGCATGGCATCAATCAAAGGCGTGGGCGAAGGTGCCGCACAGGTCATCATCGAAGAGCGAGAGAAAGAAGGGCCTTATGAATCCTTTCGCGACTTCATCACCCGTCAGTCCGACAAGAATGTTAACCGCCGCGTGATGGAAGCGCTGATCAAGACAGGGGCATTCGACTCTCTCGGCACCGACCGGGCCACGCTGCTTCACGACCTCGACGCCGAACTGGCCGAGGCGGAAAGCCTGCGCCGCGACCGCGAGGCGGGGCAGGCCAACCTCTTCGGCACCCTGCTCGAGCCCGACTCCGGCGTGATCGACGAAGACAAACCAGAGAACCACCCGAGTCACGTGCCTGCCATGCCCATGACGGAAAAGCTGGGCTACGAGAAAGAATTGCTCGGCTTTTATATTTCCGGGCACCCCATGGATGCTTACACCGGGCTGGATCTTGCGATCGACTCGTTCCAAAGTCCCGACGAGCTTTCCAACTTCGACGACCGCACCAGCTTTCGACTCGCCGGCATCGTCAGCGGTCTCGCGATCAAGTATACCCGCAAAGACAGCCGCCAGATGGCGGTCTTCCATCTCGCGACCCGCACCCAGAGCTACGAGATGATCATGTTCCCCGATCCTTACGAGAAAAACGGCGCGCGTTTGGAAGACGGCAAGCTCTGCCTCATTCATGGTTTGATCGGTCGCCGCAATGGGGAGATGAGCCTGGCCGCACACGAAGTCTATGAGCTCGAAAGTTCGATTCCGAAAATCATTCAGCGGATCAATTTCATTCTCTATCCGCACAAACAGGCCGCCGACTTCATCGAACTCCTCCGTGAGACCATTGACGGCGAATACGGCTCCACCCGGGTCAATTTGAGTTTTCTCATCGATGATCAAGTCGTCGAAGCGCAGACCGCCCAGTCCCTTACTTTTACGATTAACAGCAGTAATTATAAGATGCTGCGGAAACACCCGGCACTTGCCGGTGTCCGTATCGAGTCAGTTGCCACTCCCACCATCGACGACCGCCGGCCCTGGCAGAAAGCCAAGCGTGCCAGCTAA